A single window of Rhipicephalus microplus isolate Deutch F79 chromosome 5, USDA_Rmic, whole genome shotgun sequence DNA harbors:
- the LOC119173586 gene encoding uncharacterized protein LOC119173586 has protein sequence MNLKWIELYPDFQVDVPQPCGQTRQGRLKADKAKELQEALDPEQQTVAKETRVYVRIAHCSSHQNHRFEDMEAFSQNMDKSVAERIQMLAREGITSVSDVKKCLH, from the exons ATGAATTTGAAGTGGATTGAGTTGTACCCAGATTTCCAG GTGGATGTACCCCAGCCATGCGGCCAAACAAGACAGGGTCGTCTGAAAGCCGACAAGGCCAAGGAGCTGCAGGAGGCACTTGACCCAGAGCAGCAGACTGTGGCCAAAGAGACGCGGGTATATGTTAGAATTGCCCACTGCAGTTCCCATCAAAACCATCGTTTCGAGGACATGGAAGCTTTCAGCCAAAACATGGACAAGAGCGTTGCTGAGCGAATTCAGATGTTGGCAAGAGAAGGCATTACTTCTGTATCAGATGTGAAAAAGTGCCTTCACTAA